A window of Gambusia affinis linkage group LG03, SWU_Gaff_1.0, whole genome shotgun sequence genomic DNA:
GGTCTACGAGGAGATGAAGCtcattataaacacaaaaaaacacaggcCAGGTTTTAATGTATGCAGTAAATGTTGCTCCGATAAGCCAGCTCTGTGAAACCATTCCCTACAAAGTATGTAGGAACCATGATACATTAGTTCAACAGAGGAAACCACTGTATAGTATCTCCAAATGAACAATGCATTAGCTTTTGAggaaatttttttaacaaacttacTCATAGTTCTCCCCGAGGGACTTGATGGAGTCCATCATCTGAGCCACCTCGTAGTTGACGACACTTTGCAACTGGCCGTCTCCTACTCCATCCCGATACACAATGATGCGATTCGGCAGGCAGTTATTGAACTTCAGGTAGTCTTTCAGGGCACCTGGGTAAAAAAGGGCAGTcttcttttaaatatacaaCAGTTTTATAGAGTACAAATTAGTACGGTAGAAAAGTGttgagcagaaaataaaagaaacctaCCAGTCAGGGCCATTTTCAGTCCATCCATTATTTCCTGACCTTTGTGCTGCAGGACACACTTTGAGTACCatcttgaagaagaaaaaaaaatgcaaaatgctgCTAAATGACTGAATACAAAGATTAAGGcatctttaaaatgctttaatctTTATAAGGCGTTTAAATGTTAAGCCCAATTGAAGTGAGTATGATAAAGCTGGATCAGTTGCTCACCTGCTCATGGTCTGGTTGAGGCTGGCCACCAGAGCACCGATAGACCGCTTCCCAGCAGACGTGTCATGGTAGCAGTCAATGCCCACAATCATCAGCTGTTTGAGCTGCATGAATCATTTTGGTCATTCGGTGAAATATTTAGACCAAAGGTTAATGCTAATCTTAAACACAAAGCACTAAAACCACTAAGCTACTTTTacctaaaactaaaaaacattacaaattaataatgtttctgaaagaaaaaccatAAACCCCATCAACACATCAACACGAAGAAATCAAGAGGCAGGaatgtcaaaaatgttcctGGACTTACAGGGATCTCCACACTCCACAGCTCTCCTCCCATTTTGCAGGCCATCTGCAGGGCGATCTTCGTTGCCACAGTCATGAGCGCCTGAGGTCGGCTGAGGGTGCGGGCCACCACACACTGGCTGGGAGTGGGACAGTCCACACACAGGTACTTCTTAATGCTGTCGTACTTGTCCTTGTTGCTGTTGGGAAGGACAACCACCACCTAGAAATTGTAATTACAAAAATGAAGTTAGAATgaagattttgacatttttaaatttgtatcaATGCAAGTTTAATGGAGCAGTATTGTGCTGTATACTTAAGGCAAAAACgttcacaataaaattatttgcagtCTACATAATGACACATTTTACAACACTTGACAGGAGTGGGCTTAAAAAGTAAGTCTAATAAAAGAGTATTTAAGAATATGGGTCTATAGTCATATTGCATACGCTCTGCATTCAGGCCCATTCAATTAATAGCAAATGTCTAACATCCTCTAATTTCCTCTATGGGGGATTAATAAATTTATATCTTATCTTATTCCAGAACAAACCATTTGAGTCTGTTGTCCCACGTTTTGCTGCAGAGCTTTGAGGAGAGATAGTTGATTGTCTTCAAACTCAATTCTGTATAAGAAAGAAAACTAggttaaaagaaataagaaattaaatggtCTTACTTACCttgcaacattttaatagttaaaaatcGAGTTAATTGTCACCAAACATTGACGCtatttcacaacattttagagggaacaaaatgtgataaatgaaaatctaaagtagaaacatttacaaaggGTTGCACTCACATTATGGGCCGTTGCATCCGGATGCCGATGGGCCCGGAGACTTTGTGCAGGGTTTGCAGGAGGGACTGCGCTTCATTGCTGTTACGGCGGGAGTGGAACAAGAACCAGTTTTCCAGTGGGGGAGCACTTATCACAGGTATCCCACGCATCTCTCTGGACCAGTCAGCTGATTGGGGGTTGTAATCATACTAGAGGACATAACAGTGATACATAAACTCAAGATAAATTCAATTGATTCTAAGGGCAAAGTTCTGGGTTGGGAACATACGGATCTTGGTCCTTGGAAAATCCTCTCTCCTCCAAGGACTCTGCCAGTCAGACTCAGAAGTTTCTCGTCAAAGCTGAGTCCCCATTTCGACATCTCAGACTGCGCATCAGCGTTCcttagaggtaaaaaaaaaaacaacaactaagtTTGGGAACATGGCTGACACaaaatttgtggttttcagtTGAAATGTTAACATATTGGTATAGAATTAAGGCAATTTTATAAAATAGCTTTAAGGTAATTTTTTAAGGCTTGGAATTATTGCAATGTCTGATGTGGTCATGAAGCATTTAAGCCGACTTTATTTCCACCTACTTGTGAATGCTTGTTATAAATCTGTTGAGCTGTCTCTCCCTCTGGTCTGGGTTCAGTCTGGTGTGCGTGCTCAACTCCTTCATTATGGTAAAGTCATTCCGCATCTTATCAGTCAACCCTGTAAAACATGATTCACTTTTTacatgttcaacattttcaacaaattatgCATTGCATGAATTGACTAATCAAAATCATCGGCAGAATTTTCAGCAATCACTCAATCACCAAACATTATGCAGCACGGCCAATGAAGCTTTACATAgttgcaaatacattttcactcctgtaacaaatgaaacaatacGTCTTTCTAATGTTGCGGTTTAACGGTGACTATTCAGCAGGTCCACCTGTGAGGTAGCACAGTTCTGGCACAAGCAAAGCCGGGCCAGGAGGGGGCGCTCCAGAAGGGCCCATCTTCTTCACATGGCTAACCAGCAGCACCTGGTTCGTATCAGTGATGTCCAGACCGTATTGCTACGGAAAGAAAAGATCCAGAGTGGAAAGGAAAAGAATCAGGCTGTTTTAAACaattaatgtcagaaaacatttttttgttttttgtgggtGCGTCTTTACATCAAAACCAGAGCATAAGTGTCTGGTGTCTACATTAGTCACTGTGCATGTGCACCAACcaaaagcattttgtgttttaacgCTTACGTTCTTGTAGTAGTTCTTAAAGGAGATTTCGGTGTCTCCTCTAGTGAAAGTGTTGTTGGGAGTGTGATCCCAGGCAATGTCATCAACCCTGTAGGTTTTGTTGTTGtaccttcaaataaaaaaaacattatttagaaaGCAGGTCTTGGAATATATGCAAGATATTTATAATAATTCCAATAGAAGCCgcttaaagtttaaaaacatggaaacaacTTTAAGGATGCGTCGGGTCCTACTTTGTGAGAACAATCTGGCCAATAAGCTCCTTGGAACAGATGTCAGTGTAGCGTTCTCTGCCACACTGCTGCCTCAGGCTGATCATGAGGTCGAGCACCGTGTCACTACGAAGCACCTTGTGGCTCACG
This region includes:
- the LOC122828106 gene encoding piwi-like protein 1 — its product is MTGRARARSRGRARGQETSTPGATQAHEVAPAPPPPAEGELVGRGRQKGAPGAIAREAVLQISTGFQQVKLGERGGRRRDFHDIGVYTRQAMEHVKDSKTGTSGAAIKLTANFFRILSRPQWVLYQYHVDFKPPMESRRLRSALLFQHSDVLGTARNFDGALLFLPHRLHCKETVLYSETRNKEKVLITVTLTNELPPTSPVCIQFYNLIFRRILRVLNMQQIGRNYYNPNEPHEIRQHRLTVWPGYSTTILNYESSIMMCTDVSHKVLRSDTVLDLMISLRQQCGRERYTDICSKELIGQIVLTKYNNKTYRVDDIAWDHTPNNTFTRGDTEISFKNYYKNQYGLDITDTNQVLLVSHVKKMGPSGAPPPGPALLVPELCYLTGLTDKMRNDFTIMKELSTHTRLNPDQRERQLNRFITSIHKNADAQSEMSKWGLSFDEKLLSLTGRVLGGERIFQGPRSYDYNPQSADWSREMRGIPVISAPPLENWFLFHSRRNSNEAQSLLQTLHKVSGPIGIRMQRPIIIEFEDNQLSLLKALQQNVGQQTQMVVVVLPNSNKDKYDSIKKYLCVDCPTPSQCVVARTLSRPQALMTVATKIALQMACKMGGELWSVEIPLKQLMIVGIDCYHDTSAGKRSIGALVASLNQTMSRWYSKCVLQHKGQEIMDGLKMALTGALKDYLKFNNCLPNRIIVYRDGVGDGQLQSVVNYEVAQMMDSIKSLGENYEPKLSVVVVKKRISSRFFTMIGDKFTNPPPGTVIDTEVTRPEWYDFYIVSQSVRSGSVSPTHYNVVYDTSGLKPDHMQRLTYKLCHLYYNWQGIIRVPAPCQYGHKLAFLVGQSIHKQPSVKLDDYLFYL